The Mercurialis annua linkage group LG8, ddMerAnnu1.2, whole genome shotgun sequence genome window below encodes:
- the LOC126661390 gene encoding auxin-responsive protein SAUR68-like — protein MITPKKLFKLAKKWQKLAAISRKRITSPQTRETTDSTGSSSSKIEKGHFVVYSADQKRFLLLLEYLNNELIQELFDMAEEEFGLPSNGHLTLPCEAELVEYAICLIKQKAARDVQQAVLTFIASSCSSSSLHQSAIHQLLICSF, from the coding sequence ATGATCACTCCCAAGAAACTTTTTAAATTGGCAAAGAAATGGCAGAAACTCGCTGCTATCAGCCGAAAACGCATTACCTCACCTCAAACCAGGGAAACCACAGATTCCACTGGCAGCTCAtcatcaaaaattgaaaagggtCATTTCGTAGTCTACTCTGCCGATCAGAAACGTTTCTTGTTGCTTTTGGAGTATCTTAACAATGAACTAATTCAAGAGCTATTCGACATGGCAGAAGAAGAGTTTGGATTGCCTAGCAACGGACATCTTACGTTACCATGTGAGGCAGAGCTTGTGGAATATGCAATTTGTTTGATAAAACAGAAGGCTGCAAGAGATGTACAACAAGCCGTGTTGACTTTCATAGCTAGCAGTtgttcatcatcatcattacATCAATCAGCAATCCACCAATTACTAATTTGTAGcttttga
- the LOC126660642 gene encoding uncharacterized protein LOC126660642, with protein sequence MNREWMYVRYQGGYLHPRFIEGVEEFVEFSKRHPDCMNGEKIRCPCDQKKCRNKGYLEEDTVKYHLGKYGFMKNYYCWYSHGETFVPTPIQPTPSMDLEHEFHETETTNHGDFFKSMMQDVIGPSEVPHSIEESPNLEAQRLYDMLRASEQELWEGNPGGHSQLSAVARLMNLKAEFHFPERLYDEFCKFLSEVLPPDNVMTDSFYSTKKLVRNLGLPVEVIDCCTNGCMLFWNEDVHLTDCKICGHPRFKKLSGIANRKKSIPFKKMHYFPITPRLQRLYASNATAKHMRWHGEHEWEEDGIMQHCSDSPAWKHFNEVNPLFSSEIRNVRLGLCTDGFQPFGQTGRQYSSWPVIVTPYNLPPGMCMKDEYMFLALIIPGPKNPKERLDIFLQPLIAELKQLWEFGVNTYDISTKQNFQMKAALMWTISDFPAYSMLSGWSTSGKLACPYCMSDSDAFTLTNGGKTSWFDNHRKFLPLCHQFRRNKKWFKKGIMVQEVAPDIRSGLEILDEIEDLGLLKVTEIDAEEVNAGISKLCGCGWKKRSIFWDLPYWSTNLIRHNLDVMHIEKNFFDNIFNTVLNVPGKTKDNAKSREDLKEFCCRPELHKDESTGKYPKASFTLDKKEREELCNWVRELKFPDGYVSNMGRCVDMKKLKFYGMKSHDCHVFMQRLIPIAFRELLPANVWQALTELSLFFKSLTSTVIKRDEIERLERDIPTILCKLERIFPPSFFDSMEHLPIHLAYEARIAGPVQYRWMYPFERYLRRLKNNVKNKSQVEGSIANAYLFVTDLTFCHKDLGLYKRIKYLKSIYIGLGYLNPTRYGKNKFEEQYLNFIPPCYRFDPTDKDLIDFLNFKVKCLPLPPNPIHVEDIYQYHPQNLTERYKLIREKEWYFFSPRIKKYPNGERPDRSASNGFWKASGAQKPVSNSLGFKMKLEYYENKNPILTKKRKATIDYKKTTWKMHEYTFKHPHQDRTNMQLDEYVLCKIYNSKKAKKQENYKDGAEADNTNSMPQNNEIVACTSNSAATNYSAHQITPRIDPYLHDNSVGQYVQHSADNYGWLPSPSHDNYFWEFNSCSYNAPNQIQDSWCYNSNELIQPVKFEDEAWFDSCMEMDPECNIDTNNDEASSMPLLASQVADRESDNGELNQKNEATSDTDLRLRKDPK encoded by the exons ATGAATCGAGAGTGGATGTATGTTAGATATCAAGGAGGATATTTGCATCCAAGGTTTATAGAAGGGGTAGAGGAATTTGTGGAATTTTCAAAACGACATCCTGATTGCATGAATGGTGAGAAGATAAGATGTCCATGTGATCAAAAAAAATGTAGAAACAAAGGTTATCTTGAGGAGGATACTGTGAAATATCATCTTGGAAAGTATGGAttcatgaaaaattattattgctGGTATAGTCATGGAGAGACTTTTGTACCCACTCCAATCCAACCTACTCCTAGCATGGATTTAGAACATGAATTCCATGAAACTGAAACAACTAATCATGGTGATTTCTTCAAATCAATGATGCAAGATGTTATTGGTCCTTCTGAAGTTCCCCATTCAATAGAAGAGAGTCCAAATTTAGAAGCCCAGCGTTTGTATGACATGCTTCGGGCATCTGAACAAGAGTTGTGGGAAGGAAATCCTGGCGGACATTCTCAATTATCCGCTGTTGCGAGATTGATGAATTTAAAGGCGGAGTTTCATTTTCCAGAAAGGTTATATGATGAGTTTTGCAAGTTTTTGTCAGAGGTTTTACCTCCTGATAATGTAATGACCGATAGCTTTTATAGCACAAAGAAGTTAGTGAGAAATTTAGGTCTACCGGTTGAGGTCATTGACTGTTGCACAAATGGATGCATGTTATTTTGGAATGAAGATGTTCATCTTACTGATTGTAAGATATGCGGACATCCTCGATTTAAGAAACTAAGTGGTATTGCTAATCGGAAAAAAAGTATACCTTTTAAAAAGATGCATTATTTTCCGATTACACCACGTCTTCAGCGACTTTATGCCTCAAATGCAACGGCAAAGCATATGAGGTGGCATGGTGAACATGAATGGGAAGAAGATGGTATAATGCAACATTGCTCAGATTCTCCAGCTTGGAAGCACTTTAATGAGGTGAATCCATTATTTTCTTCTGAGATTCGCAATGTCAGATTGGGTTTGTGCACCGATGGATTTCAACCATTTGGACAAACAGGGCGACAATATTCATCTTGGCCTGTAATAGTGACACCGTACAATCTTCCACCCGGTATGTGCATGAAAGATGAATACATGTTCTTGGCGTTGATCATTCCTGGGCCCAAAAATCCAAAAGAAAGGTTGGATATTTTCTTGCAACCTCTAATTGCGGAGCTAAAACAGCTGTGGGAGTTCGGTGTGAACACATATGATATATCAACCAagcaaaattttcaaatgaaagcTGCCCTAATGTGGACGATTAGTGATTTTCCGGCATACTCAATGTTATCAGGTTGGAGTACATCGGGGAAGTTAGCATGTCCTTACTGCATGAGTGATTCTGACGCATTTACATTGACTAACGGCGGCAAGACATCATGGTTTGACAATCACAGAAAATTTCTACCACTATGTCATCAATTTAGAAGAAATAAAAAGTGGTTCAAAAAAGGAATTATGGTACAAGAAGTAGCCCCTGATATTAGATCTGGTTTAGAAATACTTGATGAAATTGAGGATCTTGGCCTACTTAAAGTAACAGAAATTGATGCGGAAGAAGTAAATGCAGGCATCTCAAAATTATGCGGTTGTGGTTGGAAAAAAAGAAGTATTTTTTGGGATTTGCCTTATTGGAGTACTAATTTAATAAGGCACAACTTGGATGTTATGCATATCGAGAAAAACTTCTTTGATAATATATTCAATACAGTGCTAAATGTCCCGGGTAAAACAAAAGACAATGCTAAGTCTCGAGAAGACTTGAAGGAATTCTGTTGTCGCCCGGAGTTGCATAAAGATGAAAGCACTGGAAAATATCCAAAGGCTTCTTTCACTCTAGACAAAAAAGAAAGGGAAGAATTATGTAATTGGGTTAGAGAACTCAAATTTCCTGATGGATATGTTTCCAACATGGGTCGATGTGTTGATATgaagaaattgaaattttacGGGATGAAGAGCCATGATTGTCATGTGTTTATGCAAAGACTTATTCCAATCGCATTTCGTGAATTACTACCTGCAAATGTATGGCAAGCGTTGACAGAATTGAGTCTTTTTTTCAAAAGCCTAACATCTACAGTTATTAAAAGGGATGAAATTGAGCGTTTAGAGCGAGATATTCCTACGATTTTGTGCAAGCTTGAGCGTATATTTCCTCCAAGTTTCTTTGACTCAATGGAACACCTTCCTATTCATTTGGCTTATGAAGCACGAATAGCGGGCCCAGTCCAATACCGATGGATGTATCCTTTTGAGAG GTACCTTCGTAGGTTGAAAAATAATGTGAaaaataaatctcaagttgAAGGTTCAATTGCCAATGCGTACTTATTTGTTACGGATTTGACTTTTTGTCACAAA gatttaggATTATATAAGaggataaaatatttaaaatcaatatatataGGACTAGGATATCTAAACCCTACTC GGTAcggtaaaaataaatttgaagaaCAATACTTAAACTTCATACCTCCTTGTTATCGGTTCGACCCGACCGACAaggatttaattgattttttaaattttaaagtcaaATGTCTTCCCTTACCTCCCAATCCTATTCACGTAGAAGATATTTACCAGTACCATCCTCAGAATCTCACTG aGAGGTATAAGCTGATAAGAGAAAAGGAGTGGTACTTCTTTTCACCAAGAATTAAGAAGTATCCTAATGGAGAGAGGCCCGATCGATCGGCCAGCAACGGATTTTGGAAAGCGAGCGGAGCTCAAAAACCGGTTTCAAACTCCTTAGGATTCAAGATGAAACTTGAATATTATGAGAACAAAAATCCAATTCTAACAAAAAAGAGGAAGGCTACTATTGATTACAAGAAAACAACTTGGAAAATGCATGAATATACTTTCAAACACCCACACCAAGACAGAACCAATATGCAG TTAGACGAATACGTGCTTTGCAAGATATACAATTCTAAGAAAGCAAAGAAGCAAGAGAATTATAAAGATGGAGCAGAGGCAGACAATACAAATTCCATGCCACAAAACAACGAAATAGTTGCATGCACTTCAAATTCAGCTGCAACAAATTATTCTGCACATCAAATTACGCCACGGATAGATCCGTATTTACATGATAACTCGGTTGGACAATATGTCCAACATTCAGCTGATAATTACGGGTGGCTACCTTCTCCTTCACATGATAATTATTTCTGGGAATTCAATAGTTGTAGCTACAATGCACCAAACCAGATACAAGATTCTTGGTGTTATAATAGCAATGAATTAATTCAACCCGTCAAATTCGAAGATGAGGCTTGGTTTGATAGCTGCATGGAGATGGATCCAGAATGCAATATTGACACAAACAATGATGAAGCTTCTTCAATGCCACTACTAGCTTCGCAGGTTGCGGATCGTGAGAGTGATAACGGTGAGCTTAATCAGAAGAATGAAGCTACATCTGACACTGATCTACGTCTCAGAAAAGATCctaaataa
- the LOC126661482 gene encoding pre-mRNA-splicing factor CWC21-like — MFNGIGLQPPKGSATNGYIEANKFLINRNFIQETINDISDGVIRKKPINNDILEHDRKRRLRLQIALLQEILAERDSSDPNLDQTDKKLDETRKVDKNVRLALLAEQVSNDPYEIDKYFDKISKKLEEAGKILKGDSQNLLLYTNI; from the coding sequence ATGTTCAATGGAATTGGACTACAGCCACCAAAAGGGTCGGCCACTAATGGATACATTGAAGCCAACAAATTCTTGATAAACCGAAACTTTATCCAAGAGACTATTAATGACATTAGCGATGGAGTAATACGCAAGAAACCAATAAACAATGACATTCTTGAGCATGATCGCAAGAGAAGGCTTCGTCTTCAGATTGCTTTGCTCCAAGAAATTCTTGCCGAACGAGATTCTAGTGATCCGAATCTTGACCAAACCGATAAGAAGCTTGACGAAACTCGGAAGGTTGATAAGAATGTCCGGCTTGCTTTGCTTGCTGAACAAGTTTCTAATGATCCTTATGagattgataaatattttgataaaatctcAAAGAAGCTTGAGGAAGCTGGGAAGATTTTGAAAGGGGATAGTCaaaatttacttttatatactaatatttag
- the LOC126661483 gene encoding auxin-responsive protein SAUR68-like — MDSYGHYPFLLFLVSCQITWHHHKHTTHLYNLLLANKWQTIPALSRKKIAPWELVRCADTNSCSTSAINEKGQFVVYSADRERFSLPLEYLNNEIIRELFDMAEEEFGLPTKGPLSLPCVAEFMRYIISLIKRQVTRDVQKA, encoded by the coding sequence ATGGATTCGTATGGCCATTATCCTTTTCTGCTGTTTCTAGTTTCCTGCCAAATTACTTGGCACCATCATAAACATACAACACACCTATATAACTTGCTTTTAGCAAATAAATGGCAGACTATTCCTGCTCTAAGCCGGAAAAAAATTGCGCCTTGGGAACTCGTTCGATGTGCAGACACTAACAGCTGCAGCACATCGGCGATTAATGAAAAGGGTCAGTTTGTTGTGTACTCTGCTGATCGGGAACGATTTTCACTTCCTTTGGAGTATCTCAACAATGAAATTATCAGAGAGCTGTTCGACATGGCAGAAGAAGAATTTGGATTGCCAACCAAAGGGCCTCTTAGTTTGCCATGTGTTGCCGAGTTCATGAGATACATCATTTCGTTAATCAAACGGCAGGTTACAAGAGATGTACAAAAAGCATGA
- the LOC126660643 gene encoding uncharacterized protein LOC126660643, whose protein sequence is MAKNGTATATGSGVGSVGAEGETVPRLSSSSRLRRAGPDPFLVVCRCFSVITALTAVLCIVVNVLSAARSFKHGSDVFDGVFRCYAVVIACFVVVAETEWGFMIKYLPVLEYWAGRGMLQIFVGVMTRAFPEYSPKQKNLFILQNVASYMLLACGFVYLVLGVLCIGFLKRARQQKEISREQAIKDLEQLEQRREELEQLLIVERV, encoded by the exons atggcGAAAAACGGCACCGCCACCGCCACCGGCAGCGGAGTAGGAAGCGTAGGAGCAGAAGGAGAGACAGTTCCACGGCTATCGTCAAGTTCAAGGCTGAGAAGAGCAGGACCCGACCCGTTTCTAGTAGTGTGTAGATGTTTCAGCGTTATAACAGCTTTAACGGCTGTTCTTTGTATCGTCGTTAATGTTCTTTCTGCTGCCAGGTCTTTCAAACACGGATCCGAT gtaTTTGATGGAGTGTTTAGGTGTTATGCGGTTGTGATTGCGTGCTTTGTGGTTGTTGCCGAGACTGAGTGGGGTTTTATGATCAAGTACTTGCCA GTTTTGGAGTATTGGGCTGGTAGGGGCATGCTGCAGATCTT CGTTGGAGTCATGACGAGAGCTTTCCCTGAGTATTCACCAAAGCAGAAGAATCTTTTTATACTACAAAATGTAGCAAGCTATATGCTGCTTGCTTGTGGCTTTGTTTATCTTGTCTTG GGAGTTCTATGCATTGGATTTCTCAAACGTGCACGACAACAGAAAGAAATTTCAAGAGAGCAAGCAATAAAGGATCTAGAG cAATTGGAGCAGCGAAGGGAGGAGCTTGAACAATTGCTTATAGTAGAAAGAGTTTGA
- the LOC126660640 gene encoding beta-ureidopropionase, with the protein MEKNEAQNNNHIEGETSSKDGSICGYDSLHQLLSSNLKPHLFKEVSRLLQGLNCGAAVESLALAESAKALSLKHDFDLQAFCFGADKEFIRQPRIVRVGLIQNSIALPTTAPLLDQKRAIFQKLKPLIDAAGSSGVNILCLQEAWTMPFAFCTREKRWCEFAEPVDGESTKFLQEYAQKYNMVIISPILERDINHGETLWNTAIIIGNNGNIIGKHRKNHIPRVGDFNESTYYMEGNTGHPVFETAYGKIAVNICYGRHHPLNWLAFGLNGAEIVFNPSATVGELSEPMWPIEARNAAIANNYFVGSINRVGTETFPNPFTSGDGKPQHADFGHFYGSSHFSAPDASCTPSLSRCKDGLLISDMDLNLCRQIKDKWGLRMTARYELYAEMFDRYLKPDFEPQVISDPLLHKKSS; encoded by the exons atggaaaaaaatgaaGCACAAAATAACAATCATATTGAGGGTGAGACAAGTTCTAAAGATGGTTCGATTTGTGGGTATGATTCACTTCACCAGCTCCTCAGTTCCAATCTCAAGCCTCATCTTTTCAAG gaAGTTAGCCGTTTGCTTCAAGGACTGAACTGTGGAGCGGCGGTTGAGTCTTTAGCGCTTGCAGAATCTGCAAAGGCTCTATCTTTAAAGCATGATTTTGACCTCCAG GCTTTTTGTTTTGGCGCTGACAAAGAGTTTATAAGACAACCTCGAATAGTTCGAGTGGGTCTAATTCAGAATTCTATAGCTCTTCCAACAACTGCCCCTCTTTTAGACCAGAAGAGGGCTATTTTTCAGAAATTGAAACCGCTGATTGATGCTGCTGGTTCTTCTGGAGTGAACATTTTATGCTTGCAA GAAGCATGGACGATGCCATTTGCCTTCTGTACCAGGGAGAAGAGGTGGTGCGAATTCGCCGAGCCTGTAGATGGTGAATCCACAAAATTTCTTCAAGAGTATGCACAGAAGTACAACATGGTCATTATAAGTCCAATTCTTGAAAGAGATATTAATCACGGAGAGACTCTTTGGAACACTGCTATTATAATCGGGAATAACGGCAACATAATTGGAAAGCATCGGAAG AATCATATACCTAGAGTCGGTGACTTCAATGAAAGCACATACTACATGGAAGGAAATACAGGACATCCTGTGTTTGAGACGGCATATGGAAAGATTGCTGTTAATATATGCTACGGAAGGCACCACCCGTTGAATTGGTTAGCATTTGGCTTGAATGGTGCTGAGATTGTTTTTAATCCGTCAGCCACTGTTGGTGAACTCAGTGAACCGATGTGGCCCATTGAG GCACGTAACGCTGCAATAGCAAATAATTACTTTGTTGGGTCTATCAATCGTGTTGGGACAGAAACATTCCCTAATCCATTTACCTCCGGTGATGGGAAGCCACAACATGCAGATTTTGGACATTTCTACGGGTCTAGTCATTTTTCGGCACCAGATGCTTCTTGCACACCCTCTCTTTCTCGTTGCAAAGATGGCTTGTTGATCTCGGACATGGACCTAAACCTATGTAGACAGATTAAAGACAAGTGGGGACTTCGTATGACAGCTCGCTATGAGTTATATGCTGAGATGTTTGATCGTTATTTGAAGCCAGACTTTGAGCCCCAAGTTATCTCTGATCCCTTGTTGCACAAAAAGTCTTCTTAA
- the LOC126661484 gene encoding auxin-responsive protein SAUR66-like, producing MVLLCMFMFAGGFRYTLMMSKQRMAEVYSADQNRFLLPLEYLNNEIIRELFDMAEDVFGLPSNGRLRYHNGAREVEQSLLISIASSCSLSLHQSTINQLPICSF from the exons ATGGTATTGCTGTGTATGTTTATGTTTGCTGGAGGTTTCAGATATACATTGATGATGAGTAAGCAACGAATGGCAGAAGTCTACTCTGCCGATCAGAATCGTTTCTTGTTGCCTTTGGAGTATCTTAACAATGAAATAATTCGAGAGCTATTCGACATGGCAGAAGACGTGTTTGGATTGCCTAGCAACGGACGTCTGCGTTACCAT AATGGTGCAAGAGAGGTAGAACAATCCTTGTTGATTTCCATAGCTAGCAGTTGTTCATTATCATTACATCAATCAACAATCAACCAGTTACCAATTTGTAGCTTTTAA
- the LOC126660644 gene encoding auxin-responsive protein SAUR68-like, which yields MPLPPAFLTIYISQLVILFSTQHRILFKKSPLRNLTFNNRMISTKKKSLNLANKWQIIPAISRKRIAPLRVIRCRDTNSCSTSAVTEKGRFVVYSADRERFSLPLAYLNNEVIRELFDMAEEEFGLPSKGPLTLPCDAEFMRYIISLIKRQVTRDVQRALLISVARQIHHGETKSQILVL from the coding sequence ATGCCTTTGCCTCCTGCATTTCttactatatatatatctcAACTCGTTATTTTATTCTCTACTCAACACAGAATATTATTCAAAAAATCTCCTCTCAGAAACCTTACCTTTAATAACAGAATGATCAGCACCAAGAAGAAGTCTCTCAATTTAGCAAATAAATGGCAGATTATACCTGCTATAAGTCGAAAACGAATTGCGCCTCTGCGAGTCATTCGGTGTAGAGACACTAACAGCTGCAGCACATCCGCGGTTACTGAAAAGGGTCGGTTTGTTGTGTACTCTGCTGACCGGGAACGATTTTCGCTTCCGTTGGCGTATCTTAACAATGAAGTTATTAGAGAGCTTTTCGACATGGCAGAAGAGGAATTCGGACTGCCAAGCAAAGGGCCTCTTACTTTGCCATGTGATGCCGAGTTCATGAGATACATCATTTCGTTAATCAAACGGCAGGTTACAAGAGATGTACAAAGAGCATTACTCATTTCTGTAGCTAGACAAATTCATCATGGAGAAACAAAGAGTCAAATACTGGTTTTGTAG